The Synechococcales cyanobacterium CNB genome includes a window with the following:
- a CDS encoding DEAD/DEAH box helicase, producing MPEWRRTASRADVQRHAALLSEPSAADGERSHPPFFGAANACHPPWAGRIRRGHGDPMTQMMMPDAGADPDHAHATPNGQPADGSPEGDKPRRKRRRRRGGKGRSGAPAGAAPDTRERLDGDAPPSRPAPARQRGIGADTANPEVFDQTTAFDTLGLAEPVLRGLHEAGFQRPTYIQARLIPAVLTGRDVLGQAKTGTGKTAAFGLPLLHMVRKGAAFSALVLAPTRELAMQITEEINHLGRHTGLTAVTVYGGQRIQTQVDKLSRGPEIIVGTPGRILDMVDRGHLHFKNVRFAVLDEVDRMLDIGFREDIRRILSRCPAERQTVVVSATISRDIEDLARRYMRNPEKIVTTAGSLTASMVEQHYLTVNPWDKKKLLLHLLKHEEPALTLVFCRLKRTVDELARYLNAKGVETHAIHGDMSQSRRTATMRKFKEGELAVLIASDLASRGIDVDGISHVVNYDLPEDPDLYVHRIGRTARAGRKGVAWAFVTPEQGKLLTQIERLVNAEIPRMDYPDFTPTPKPETWRPEPTGGRPPVEIVGVPEKPRNRLAAPEGPQLPDDPAKLAAKFPGGIVPAKLPPKTLRGRVPTRRGG from the coding sequence ATGCCGGAGTGGCGACGCACCGCGTCTCGGGCCGATGTTCAGAGGCACGCCGCGCTTCTGTCCGAACCGTCTGCGGCGGATGGCGAGCGTTCCCATCCCCCTTTCTTCGGGGCTGCCAACGCCTGTCATCCGCCGTGGGCCGGACGAATCCGTCGCGGCCACGGAGACCCCATGACCCAGATGATGATGCCGGACGCCGGCGCAGACCCGGACCACGCCCACGCCACGCCAAACGGCCAGCCCGCCGACGGCTCGCCCGAGGGCGACAAGCCCCGTCGCAAGCGACGCCGCAGACGCGGCGGAAAGGGACGCTCCGGCGCGCCCGCCGGCGCAGCCCCCGACACGCGCGAACGCCTCGACGGCGATGCCCCCCCCTCGCGCCCCGCGCCCGCGCGTCAGCGCGGCATCGGCGCGGATACCGCCAACCCCGAGGTCTTCGATCAGACCACCGCCTTCGATACCCTCGGCCTGGCTGAGCCTGTGCTGCGCGGGCTGCACGAGGCCGGCTTCCAGCGGCCCACGTACATCCAGGCGCGGCTCATCCCCGCCGTCCTCACCGGCCGCGACGTGCTCGGCCAGGCCAAGACCGGGACCGGCAAGACCGCCGCCTTCGGCCTTCCTCTCCTGCACATGGTGCGCAAGGGCGCGGCCTTCAGCGCGCTCGTCCTCGCACCCACCCGCGAACTCGCCATGCAGATCACCGAGGAGATCAACCACCTCGGACGGCACACCGGACTCACCGCCGTCACCGTCTACGGCGGGCAGCGCATCCAGACCCAGGTGGACAAGCTCAGCCGAGGCCCCGAGATCATCGTCGGCACCCCCGGCCGCATCCTCGACATGGTGGATCGCGGCCATCTCCACTTCAAGAACGTCCGCTTCGCCGTGCTCGACGAGGTGGACCGCATGCTCGACATCGGCTTCCGGGAGGACATCCGGCGCATCCTCTCCAGGTGCCCAGCCGAGCGGCAGACCGTCGTCGTCAGCGCGACCATCAGCCGCGACATCGAGGACCTCGCCCGCCGCTACATGCGCAACCCCGAGAAGATCGTCACCACCGCCGGCTCGCTCACCGCCAGCATGGTCGAGCAGCACTACCTCACCGTGAACCCGTGGGACAAGAAGAAACTCCTCCTCCACCTGCTCAAGCACGAGGAGCCGGCCCTTACCCTCGTCTTCTGCCGCCTCAAGCGCACCGTCGATGAACTCGCCCGCTACCTCAACGCCAAGGGCGTCGAAACCCACGCCATCCACGGCGACATGAGCCAGAGCCGGCGCACCGCGACCATGCGCAAGTTCAAGGAGGGCGAACTCGCCGTTCTCATCGCCAGCGACCTCGCCAGCCGAGGCATCGACGTCGACGGCATCAGTCACGTCGTCAACTACGACCTCCCCGAAGACCCCGACCTCTACGTCCACCGCATCGGCCGCACCGCTCGCGCCGGTCGCAAGGGCGTCGCCTGGGCCTTCGTGACGCCCGAGCAGGGCAAGCTGCTGACGCAGATCGAGCGCCTCGTCAACGCCGAAATCCCGCGCATGGACTACCCCGACTTCACCCCCACGCCCAAGCCCGAGACATGGCGGCCCGAGCCGACCGGAGGCCGACCGCCCGTCGAGATCGTGGGAGTCCCCGAGAAGCCCCGCAACCGGCTCGCCGCGCCGGAGGGGCCGCAACTTCCCGACGACCCCGCCAAACTCGCCGCCAAGTTCCCAGGCGGCATCGTGCCCGCGAAACTCCCGCCCAAGACCCTGCGCGGGCGCGTTCCGACGCGGCGGGGCGGCTGA
- a CDS encoding glycosyltransferase family 2 protein, with amino-acid sequence MTLSVVIVCRDNEPTIGRTLASVASLATEIVALDSGSTDGTIPLLEREGARVERVQWRGHVATKQLALRAASCDWILSIDSDESVEPDLAASLRAFLASPEPGTVAARVNRKVWFAGRFLEHAWQPEWRLRLVRRDDVRAERAKWGGVNPHDKLGVETGPGRRVIDLPGTLRHDSFTDMADHLANQVRHARVSAESLHTLGRRGSVWRLATSPPAAFLKQIVLKAAWRDGWRGWAAAGSTAASTLMKHILLIERSGKASEGPPPPRA; translated from the coding sequence ATGACTCTCTCCGTCGTCATTGTCTGCCGCGACAACGAGCCCACCATCGGCCGAACCCTTGCCAGCGTCGCCAGCCTCGCCACGGAGATCGTCGCCCTCGACTCCGGCTCTACCGACGGCACCATCCCGCTCCTCGAGCGCGAGGGCGCGCGAGTCGAGCGTGTCCAGTGGCGGGGCCACGTTGCCACCAAGCAGCTCGCCCTCCGCGCGGCCTCGTGCGATTGGATTCTCAGCATCGACAGCGACGAGTCCGTCGAGCCAGACCTGGCCGCATCGCTCCGGGCCTTCCTCGCCTCGCCCGAGCCTGGCACGGTCGCCGCCCGCGTGAACCGCAAGGTCTGGTTCGCCGGGCGGTTCCTCGAGCACGCCTGGCAGCCGGAGTGGCGGCTCCGGCTGGTGCGCCGCGACGACGTCAGGGCCGAGCGCGCCAAGTGGGGGGGGGTCAACCCCCACGACAAACTCGGCGTCGAGACCGGCCCGGGACGCCGCGTCATCGACCTTCCCGGCACGCTCCGCCACGACTCCTTCACCGACATGGCCGACCACCTCGCCAACCAGGTCCGGCACGCCCGCGTTTCCGCCGAGAGCCTGCACACCCTCGGCCGGCGCGGCAGCGTCTGGCGGCTTGCCACCTCCCCCCCCGCGGCCTTCCTCAAGCAGATCGTTCTGAAGGCCGCCTGGCGCGACGGCTGGCGCGGCTGGGCCGCCGCAGGCTCGACTGCCGCCTCCACGCTGATGAAGCACATCCTCCTCATCGAACGCTCCGGCAAGGCCTCCGAAGGTCCGCCCCCACCCCGCGCCTAG
- a CDS encoding site-specific DNA-methyltransferase → MTTLPRTQTKPRLSRPLAVPAKGGRGDARVWVGDCREVLPRLEEAREQQIRLVFADPPFNWNRAYDEWHDAMPDEEYLGFTRRWLDLCVDALTPDGSMWVNIPDDWAAEIVVHLKQREMHMVNWCIWHYRFGQNTSRRFINSKVHALYFCRDPFNRVWRPERVLEVSDRRSIYGDPRTESKRDGMPAGLRVPMDVWYGRYWGRVQGNNKERRAGHDNQLPEVYLERVILACSEEGDLVLDPFTGSGTTGVVACAHGRRFIGVEYSKANAERAVERIGAGMIRKGTASSPTSTAIHPPRPGLNGKRARRASE, encoded by the coding sequence ATGACGACGCTGCCACGAACACAGACCAAACCGAGGCTGTCGAGGCCGCTCGCCGTGCCGGCGAAGGGCGGGCGCGGCGATGCGCGGGTGTGGGTCGGCGACTGCCGCGAGGTGCTGCCGCGGCTGGAGGAAGCGCGCGAGCAGCAGATCCGGCTTGTCTTCGCGGACCCGCCGTTCAACTGGAACCGGGCGTACGACGAGTGGCACGATGCGATGCCGGACGAGGAGTACCTCGGCTTCACTCGACGCTGGCTCGACCTGTGCGTGGATGCCCTGACGCCCGACGGCTCGATGTGGGTGAACATCCCGGACGACTGGGCGGCGGAGATCGTGGTGCATCTGAAGCAGCGCGAGATGCACATGGTGAACTGGTGCATCTGGCACTACCGGTTCGGGCAGAACACGTCGCGGCGGTTCATCAACTCGAAGGTGCACGCGCTGTACTTCTGCCGCGATCCGTTCAACCGGGTGTGGCGCCCCGAGCGCGTGCTGGAGGTCTCGGACCGGCGTTCGATCTACGGCGATCCGCGCACCGAGAGCAAGCGTGACGGGATGCCGGCGGGGCTGCGCGTGCCGATGGACGTGTGGTACGGGCGGTACTGGGGGCGGGTGCAGGGGAACAACAAGGAGCGCCGGGCCGGGCACGACAACCAGTTGCCGGAGGTGTACCTCGAGCGCGTGATCCTCGCGTGCAGCGAGGAGGGCGACCTGGTGCTCGACCCGTTCACGGGGAGCGGGACGACGGGCGTGGTGGCGTGCGCGCACGGGCGGCGGTTCATCGGCGTCGAGTACAGCAAGGCGAACGCGGAGCGCGCGGTCGAACGCATCGGCGCGGGGATGATCCGCAAGGGCACGGCGTCGTCGCCGACCAGCACGGCGATCCACCCGCCGCGACCGGGACTGAACGGGAAGCGCGCGCGGCGCGCGTCCGAATGA
- a CDS encoding DUF167 domain-containing protein: MISPANEPHAVLLAVKVVPGAKRDGIVGRLGDRLKVRVAAPPEGGRANRAVCELIARELGVRASAVEVVSGHASAEKTLLVRGVRAENIEAKWCADGA; encoded by the coding sequence ATGATCTCGCCGGCGAACGAGCCTCACGCGGTGCTGCTGGCCGTGAAGGTCGTGCCGGGGGCGAAGCGGGACGGCATTGTCGGACGGCTGGGGGACCGGCTGAAGGTGCGCGTGGCCGCGCCCCCGGAGGGGGGGCGGGCGAACCGGGCGGTGTGCGAACTGATCGCGCGCGAACTCGGCGTGCGGGCGTCGGCGGTCGAGGTCGTCTCGGGGCACGCGAGCGCGGAAAAGACGCTGCTGGTGCGCGGGGTGCGCGCCGAGAACATCGAGGCGAAATGGTGCGCCGACGGGGCCTGA
- the mntR gene encoding manganese-binding transcriptional regulator MntR — translation MSAKGSRPERGDAERFRTTRSAHRDETAEDYTEAIMQLVERRGEARVRDLAAMMGVSHVTVSRILGRLHECGLVETAPYKPVTLTAEGRRMAAAAQRRHVVVLEFLVALGVKPDQAEIDAEGIEHHVSDATIRAMQRHTARLRRDG, via the coding sequence ATGTCGGCGAAGGGAAGCAGGCCGGAGCGCGGCGACGCGGAGCGGTTCCGGACGACGCGGTCCGCGCACCGGGACGAGACGGCCGAGGACTACACCGAGGCGATCATGCAACTGGTCGAGCGGCGCGGCGAGGCACGGGTACGCGACCTGGCCGCGATGATGGGCGTGAGCCACGTGACGGTGTCGCGCATTCTCGGTCGTTTGCATGAATGCGGGCTGGTGGAGACCGCGCCGTACAAGCCGGTGACGCTGACGGCGGAGGGGCGGCGCATGGCCGCGGCCGCCCAGCGTCGGCACGTGGTGGTGCTGGAGTTCCTGGTCGCGCTGGGCGTGAAGCCCGACCAGGCCGAGATCGACGCCGAGGGGATCGAGCACCACGTCTCGGACGCGACCATCCGGGCCATGCAGCGGCACACGGCACGGCTGCGGAGGGATGGCTGA
- a CDS encoding ferrous iron transporter B produces the protein MSDAPAPAAPPSGSARATRAVRVAILGNPNTGKTTLFNRLCGVRHKTSNFPGTTQEARIGFPRGLPEGSELIDLPGVYSLELDQSEAAICRDVLAGQLAPRGESVEAPDVVLVVTDATNMPRNLMLVGEAIRRCLPTVIAINMVDASRRKGIHADEGVLMSSLGVEAVPCSARTGEGLDALLAALTRARIPTESPPPSEDGLALWADDLYARMAAGYDPPRPDTFTDRLDRAFTHPLLGLGAFVAVMAGLFFVIFSLAAYPMGWIESIFAHLGALVGRVLPPGAIHDLVADGVVAGIGATVVFLPQICLLFFLISLLEDTGYLARAAFVMDRVLRPFGLNGHAFVPLLSSHACALPGIIAARAVPDRRDRLATILTAPFMSCTARIPVYVLLTVLLFRDSPLMQALAFTGCYALGIAAGLLSALVARRTILRGPSRPMALELPSYRLPSLRTALLAAWDRGLVFLRKAGTIILAISIVLWWLGAYPGTQPPPEAVELRERAEAAGADADALLEEANAVEARHATRRSFLGRMGEAAEPIFRPLGYDRQLTVGVLASFAAREVFVATMAIQIAGRDDVEESGVFEAVATATRDDGRTPIFTRATCWSLLVYYVLAMQCLPTLAVTAKESGHWKWALVQLGWMWGLAYASALIVHQSLRAAGVA, from the coding sequence GTGTCCGACGCCCCCGCCCCGGCCGCCCCCCCCTCCGGGTCTGCACGCGCGACCCGCGCCGTCCGCGTCGCCATCCTCGGCAACCCGAACACCGGCAAGACCACGCTCTTCAACCGCCTCTGCGGCGTGCGGCACAAGACGAGCAACTTCCCCGGCACCACCCAGGAGGCCCGCATCGGGTTCCCGCGCGGCCTGCCCGAGGGCAGCGAACTCATCGACCTCCCGGGCGTCTACTCCCTCGAACTCGACCAGTCCGAGGCCGCCATCTGCCGCGACGTGCTCGCCGGGCAGCTCGCGCCGCGCGGCGAGTCGGTGGAGGCGCCGGACGTGGTGCTCGTCGTGACCGACGCGACGAACATGCCGCGGAACCTGATGCTCGTGGGCGAGGCGATCCGCCGCTGTTTGCCGACGGTCATCGCGATCAACATGGTGGACGCCTCGCGTCGCAAGGGCATCCACGCCGACGAGGGCGTGCTGATGAGCAGCCTGGGCGTCGAGGCCGTGCCGTGCAGCGCGCGCACCGGCGAGGGGCTGGACGCCCTGCTCGCCGCGCTGACGCGCGCCCGCATCCCGACGGAGTCCCCTCCCCCAAGCGAGGACGGCCTCGCCCTCTGGGCCGATGACCTCTACGCCCGGATGGCCGCCGGCTACGACCCGCCGCGCCCGGACACCTTCACCGACCGCCTGGACCGCGCCTTCACGCACCCGCTGCTGGGGCTGGGGGCGTTCGTCGCCGTGATGGCGGGGCTGTTCTTCGTCATCTTTTCCCTCGCCGCCTATCCGATGGGCTGGATCGAAAGCATCTTCGCGCACCTCGGCGCGCTCGTCGGTCGCGTGCTGCCCCCGGGTGCGATCCACGACCTCGTGGCCGACGGCGTGGTCGCCGGCATCGGCGCGACCGTCGTCTTTCTCCCGCAGATCTGCCTCCTCTTCTTCCTGATCTCGCTGCTCGAGGACACCGGCTACCTCGCCCGCGCCGCCTTCGTGATGGACCGCGTGCTCCGCCCCTTCGGCCTCAACGGCCACGCCTTCGTGCCGCTCCTCTCCAGCCACGCCTGCGCCCTGCCCGGCATCATCGCCGCCCGCGCCGTGCCCGACCGGCGCGACCGCCTCGCCACCATCCTCACCGCGCCGTTCATGAGTTGCACCGCGCGCATCCCCGTCTACGTCCTGCTCACGGTGCTCCTCTTCCGCGACAGCCCGCTCATGCAGGCGCTCGCCTTCACCGGCTGCTACGCGCTGGGCATTGCGGCGGGTCTGCTCAGCGCGCTCGTCGCGCGCCGCACCATCCTCCGCGGCCCGAGCCGACCGATGGCGCTCGAACTTCCCTCCTACCGCCTCCCCAGCCTGCGCACCGCGCTGCTCGCCGCGTGGGACCGCGGCCTGGTCTTTCTCCGGAAGGCCGGCACGATCATCCTCGCCATCTCGATCGTGCTCTGGTGGCTCGGCGCCTACCCCGGGACGCAGCCCCCCCCCGAGGCCGTCGAACTGCGCGAGCGTGCTGAGGCCGCCGGCGCGGACGCCGACGCCCTGCTCGAAGAGGCGAACGCGGTCGAGGCCCGCCACGCCACGCGCCGCTCCTTTCTCGGGCGCATGGGCGAGGCCGCCGAGCCGATCTTCCGCCCGCTCGGCTACGACCGCCAGCTGACCGTCGGCGTGCTGGCGAGTTTCGCGGCCCGCGAGGTCTTCGTCGCCACCATGGCGATCCAGATCGCGGGGCGCGACGACGTCGAGGAGTCCGGCGTCTTCGAGGCCGTCGCCACCGCCACACGCGATGACGGACGCACGCCCATCTTCACGCGCGCCACGTGCTGGTCGCTGCTCGTCTACTACGTGCTCGCCATGCAGTGCCTGCCGACGCTCGCCGTCACCGCCAAGGAATCGGGCCATTGGAAGTGGGCGCTGGTGCAACTCGGCTGGATGTGGGGCCTCGCCTACGCGAGCGCGCTCATCGTCCACCAGTCCCTCCGAGCCGCGGGCGTCGCCTAG
- a CDS encoding ferrous iron transport protein A has product MKRKRFSVEQIAFAITQAENGTPEKCSRTLIATTSGTVGRCPPRSGGLRAETGDARDGFRVGGLRRGPRCASINAARRGCPQSPDLAHASAPCPRPPYSIYSPPKCPCDRVSVAGISSFARPPRRLREASAVQPESPASVTLASLQPGQSGLVRDTDALSPGDAAYLRALGIRPRSRVRLCRQGGPCIVEVGCGCGGPCCRVALSRHLAVHIIVEPMPA; this is encoded by the coding sequence ATGAAGCGGAAGCGGTTCAGTGTGGAGCAGATCGCGTTCGCGATCACGCAAGCGGAGAACGGGACGCCCGAGAAGTGCTCCCGTACGTTGATCGCTACGACGTCTGGTACAGTTGGCCGCTGTCCACCACGGAGTGGGGGATTGCGGGCCGAGACAGGCGATGCACGCGATGGGTTTCGCGTCGGCGGGCTTCGTCGCGGCCCGCGCTGTGCGAGCATCAACGCAGCACGGCGAGGCTGCCCACAATCTCCCGACCTGGCCCACGCCTCCGCCCCTTGCCCCCGTCCCCCCTATTCCATATACTCCCCTCCGAAATGCCCCTGCGACCGAGTCTCAGTCGCGGGGATATCATCCTTCGCCCGCCCACCTCGGCGGCTCCGGGAGGCCTCTGCCGTGCAGCCTGAATCGCCAGCCAGCGTGACGCTCGCCAGCCTCCAGCCGGGCCAGAGCGGCCTCGTCCGCGACACCGACGCTCTTTCTCCGGGCGACGCCGCCTATCTGCGTGCTCTGGGCATCCGGCCCCGCAGCCGCGTCCGGCTTTGTCGGCAGGGCGGGCCGTGCATCGTCGAGGTCGGGTGCGGGTGCGGCGGGCCGTGCTGCCGCGTCGCCCTGTCGCGCCACCTCGCCGTCCACATCATCGTCGAGCCGATGCCCGCCTGA
- the hisD gene encoding histidinol dehydrogenase: MLIPSIDILGGSAVQLVGGDPSMVKIDAGDPVAVAERFAILGEIAVIDLDAALGRGTNAPVIREIARRFPVRVGGGIRSVESAREWLDAGVQRVILGTAATPEVLSQLPRHRVIAALDARHDEVVVEGWQRGTGARILDRIAALRAHAGGFLVTFVEREGRMEGTDLDRAAAIVQAAGDARVTIAGGVSAADEIAALDRLGADAQVGMAIYSGALDPADAFAAVLSTPDERGDHREGTRAAQRGIGEKQPGSKSSAIRLWPTVVCDEAGHALGLTYSSPESLRAAVAERRGVYFSRSRSALWRKGESSGDTQELVRIDVDCDRDALRFTVRQRGRGFCHTGTRTCFGDSRGLHALARRLAAPPGSRDPASYTSRLLRDPALLASKLREEAGELADARTPDEVSHEAADVLYFTLARLAAAGVPLEAVERELDRRALKVSRRPGDAKAERSAPSPTKPDRLLRIIDAAAVPSLRRGAVDAATLATASEIVNDVRVRGGSAVRAHAERLGDLRPGEPLIVEPAAMRRALDSLDRDDRAALERAADRIRTFAQAQRDSLHELALAIPGGRAGHWIAPVERAGCYAPGGRFPLPSSVLMTAITARTAGVREVLVASPRPAPATLAAAAIAGVDALLAVGGAQAVAALAFGCSPLAPCDAVVGPGSRWVTAAKQLVAGQVAIDTLAGPSELLVIADDTADARVVAADLLAQAEHDTDACAVLVTTHPPLLDAVERELASQLATLPTAATARAALANGFAVVARGLAEAVALSDRYAPEHLEVMTRDAEAIARRCTHFGAVFIGAGAAEVLGDYGAGPNHTLPTGGAARSAAGLSVLHFLRTRTWLRIDDPAAARPLTLDTARLARVEGLEAHARAAEARL, translated from the coding sequence ATGCTCATCCCCTCCATCGACATCCTCGGCGGCAGCGCCGTGCAACTCGTCGGCGGCGATCCGTCCATGGTCAAGATCGACGCGGGCGACCCGGTCGCCGTCGCCGAACGCTTTGCGATCCTGGGCGAGATCGCCGTCATCGACCTCGACGCCGCGCTCGGGCGCGGCACGAACGCCCCCGTCATCCGCGAGATCGCCCGCCGATTCCCGGTCCGCGTCGGCGGCGGCATCCGCTCCGTCGAATCCGCCCGCGAGTGGCTCGACGCGGGCGTGCAGCGCGTCATCCTCGGCACTGCCGCCACGCCCGAGGTCCTCTCGCAGCTCCCCCGCCATCGCGTCATCGCCGCCCTTGACGCGCGCCACGACGAGGTCGTCGTCGAAGGCTGGCAGCGCGGCACGGGGGCGCGCATCCTCGACCGCATCGCAGCGCTCCGTGCGCACGCCGGCGGTTTCCTCGTCACCTTCGTCGAGCGCGAGGGCCGCATGGAAGGCACCGATCTCGACCGCGCCGCAGCGATCGTGCAGGCCGCGGGCGACGCGCGCGTTACGATCGCTGGCGGCGTCAGCGCCGCCGACGAGATCGCCGCGCTCGACCGACTCGGCGCAGACGCCCAGGTCGGCATGGCCATCTATAGCGGCGCGCTCGACCCCGCCGACGCCTTCGCCGCCGTGCTGAGCACACCCGACGAACGCGGAGATCACAGAGAAGGAACGCGGGCTGCGCAGCGTGGAATCGGGGAGAAGCAACCAGGCTCCAAGTCCTCCGCCATCCGCCTCTGGCCCACTGTCGTCTGCGACGAAGCCGGACACGCCCTCGGCCTCACCTACTCCTCACCCGAGAGCCTCCGCGCCGCAGTTGCAGAACGGCGCGGCGTCTACTTCTCGCGCTCGCGCAGCGCCCTCTGGCGCAAGGGCGAATCCTCCGGCGACACCCAGGAACTCGTCCGCATCGACGTGGACTGCGACCGCGACGCGCTCCGCTTCACCGTCCGACAGCGCGGCCGCGGCTTCTGCCACACGGGCACGCGCACCTGCTTCGGCGATTCCCGCGGCCTGCACGCCCTCGCCCGCCGCCTCGCAGCCCCCCCCGGGTCTCGCGACCCCGCCTCCTACACCTCGCGCCTGCTCCGCGACCCTGCGCTCCTCGCGAGCAAACTCCGAGAGGAGGCCGGCGAACTCGCCGACGCGCGCACGCCCGACGAGGTCTCGCACGAAGCCGCCGACGTGCTCTACTTCACGCTCGCGCGACTCGCCGCCGCGGGCGTGCCGCTGGAGGCCGTCGAGCGAGAACTCGACCGCCGCGCCCTGAAGGTCTCGCGTCGTCCGGGCGATGCAAAGGCCGAGCGCTCCGCGCCATCGCCGACGAAACCCGATCGTCTTCTTCGCATCATCGACGCTGCCGCTGTCCCCTCGCTGCGCCGCGGCGCGGTGGACGCCGCGACGCTCGCCACCGCCTCCGAGATCGTGAACGACGTGCGCGTCCGCGGCGGATCGGCGGTCCGCGCCCACGCCGAGCGCCTGGGCGATCTTCGCCCCGGCGAGCCGCTGATCGTCGAGCCCGCCGCGATGCGCCGCGCTCTTGACTCGCTCGACCGTGACGACCGCGCCGCTCTCGAGCGCGCCGCGGATCGCATCCGAACCTTTGCGCAGGCCCAGCGCGACAGCCTGCACGAACTCGCGCTCGCGATCCCCGGCGGCCGGGCCGGCCACTGGATCGCTCCCGTCGAGCGCGCCGGCTGCTACGCCCCCGGCGGCCGATTCCCGCTCCCTTCCAGCGTGCTGATGACCGCCATCACCGCCCGTACCGCGGGCGTGCGGGAGGTCCTCGTCGCCTCGCCGCGCCCCGCGCCCGCCACCCTCGCGGCGGCGGCCATCGCTGGCGTGGACGCCCTGCTCGCGGTGGGCGGCGCGCAGGCCGTCGCCGCTCTGGCCTTCGGTTGCTCCCCCCTCGCACCCTGCGACGCAGTCGTCGGTCCCGGCAGCCGCTGGGTCACCGCCGCCAAGCAACTCGTCGCCGGGCAGGTCGCCATCGACACCCTCGCCGGCCCGAGCGAACTGCTCGTCATCGCCGACGACACTGCGGACGCGCGCGTCGTCGCCGCGGACCTGCTCGCCCAGGCCGAGCACGACACGGACGCCTGCGCCGTCCTCGTCACCACGCACCCCCCCCTTCTCGACGCTGTCGAGCGCGAACTCGCATCGCAACTCGCCACGCTCCCGACGGCCGCCACGGCCCGCGCCGCCCTCGCCAACGGCTTCGCCGTCGTCGCGCGCGGCCTGGCCGAGGCCGTCGCCCTCTCCGACCGCTATGCGCCCGAGCACCTTGAAGTGATGACGCGCGACGCCGAGGCCATCGCCCGCCGGTGCACGCACTTCGGCGCGGTCTTCATCGGCGCGGGCGCGGCGGAAGTCCTCGGCGACTACGGCGCCGGCCCGAACCACACGCTCCCCACCGGCGGCGCGGCCCGCTCCGCCGCGGGCCTGAGCGTTCTGCACTTCCTCCGCACGCGCACCTGGCTCCGCATCGACGACCCCGCCGCCGCGCGCCCCCTCACCCTCGACACCGCACGCCTCGCCCGCGTCGAGGGCCTCGAAGCCCACGCCCGCGCCGCCGAGGCCCGGCTCTGA
- the pyrE gene encoding orotate phosphoribosyltransferase yields MPTARHELARAIAEVALLRGTFTLRSGRTSRYYLDKYLFSTRPELLRELGEMFAERIALVTGRTPPDRLAGAELGGIPLVTAASLATGIPSVFVRNAKKDYGTARQLEGRLEPGERVVFVEDVATTGGQALEAVRTLRGAGAEVLAVICVIDRQEGARENVEAEGLRFESLFTKHDLGITDE; encoded by the coding sequence ATGCCCACCGCCCGCCACGAACTCGCCAGGGCCATCGCCGAGGTCGCCCTTCTTCGCGGCACTTTCACCCTCCGCTCCGGCCGCACCAGCCGCTACTACCTCGACAAGTACCTCTTCAGCACCCGGCCCGAGCTCCTCCGCGAACTAGGCGAGATGTTCGCCGAGCGCATCGCCCTCGTCACCGGCCGCACGCCCCCGGATCGACTCGCGGGCGCGGAACTCGGCGGCATTCCCCTGGTCACCGCCGCGAGCCTCGCCACCGGCATCCCGAGCGTCTTCGTCCGCAACGCGAAGAAGGATTACGGCACCGCGCGTCAACTCGAAGGCCGGCTCGAACCGGGCGAGCGCGTCGTGTTCGTCGAGGACGTCGCCACCACCGGCGGCCAGGCCCTCGAGGCCGTCCGTACGCTCCGCGGAGCGGGCGCGGAGGTTCTCGCCGTCATTTGCGTCATCGATCGCCAGGAGGGCGCGCGCGAGAACGTCGAGGCAGAGGGACTCCGATTCGAATCTCTCTTCACGAAGCACGACCTCGGCATCACCGACGAATAA
- a CDS encoding ArsR family transcriptional regulator yields MVDLRVGRRHTGDMSGSLQPDTLGEAQDRFIAVWGQMGGAWGITRTMAEVHALLYVTGEPLCTDDVMDRLQISRGNASTSLRALLDWGVVSRTHKRGDRKEYFVAEQDVWTMFRAIVRERIKREVDPLLASMHEIRELTEPARRAAGLAADERARVEAHNERLDQLLEFLTTVERLGHRFVSPAGRGLQAAATLLASKVAG; encoded by the coding sequence ATGGTGGACCTTCGGGTCGGCCGCAGGCATACTGGGGACATGAGCGGCAGCCTTCAGCCCGACACGCTGGGCGAAGCCCAGGACCGGTTCATCGCGGTCTGGGGACAGATGGGAGGAGCGTGGGGGATCACGCGGACGATGGCGGAGGTGCACGCGCTGCTGTACGTGACGGGCGAGCCGCTGTGCACGGACGACGTGATGGACCGCCTGCAGATCTCGCGTGGGAACGCTTCGACGTCGCTGCGGGCGTTGCTGGACTGGGGCGTGGTGTCGCGGACGCACAAGCGCGGCGACCGGAAGGAGTACTTCGTCGCGGAACAGGACGTGTGGACGATGTTCCGGGCGATCGTGCGCGAGCGGATCAAGCGCGAGGTGGACCCGCTGCTGGCGTCGATGCACGAGATCCGCGAGTTGACCGAGCCGGCGCGGCGCGCGGCGGGACTGGCGGCGGATGAGCGGGCGCGGGTCGAAGCGCACAACGAGCGGCTGGACCAGTTGCTCGAGTTCCTGACCACGGTGGAGCGGCTGGGGCACCGGTTCGTGAGTCCGGCCGGGCGGGGCTTGCAGGCAGCGGCGACGCTGCTGGCGTCGAAGGTCGCGGGGTGA